From Novosphingobium resinovorum, the proteins below share one genomic window:
- a CDS encoding flagellin, which translates to MSVINTNISAIRASNASNSANKALGTAMERLSTGKRINSAKDDAAGLAISTSMTSQIRGMSQGIRNANDGISLAQTAEGTLSEVGNMLQRVRELAIQSASGTYQTSDRAAMQQEVTALTTQINDSFTQAKFNGNTLISTTAGADLTFNIQTGSQGGQQVVLTSKAIDGTKVSATALDVTDATKAATTLTNVDAALSDVNATRASLGAGQNRLESAINNLTNTTTNLSDARSRIEDADYSAETTAMAKAQILSQASTAMLAQANQSQQNVLSLLR; encoded by the coding sequence ATGTCAGTCATCAACACCAACATCAGCGCGATCCGCGCCTCGAACGCATCGAATTCGGCCAACAAGGCTCTCGGCACCGCGATGGAGCGCCTGTCGACCGGCAAGCGCATCAACTCGGCCAAGGACGATGCGGCGGGCCTCGCGATCTCGACCTCGATGACCTCGCAGATCCGCGGCATGAGCCAGGGCATCCGCAACGCCAACGACGGCATCTCGCTGGCCCAGACCGCCGAAGGCACGCTGTCGGAAGTCGGCAACATGCTGCAGCGCGTGCGCGAACTGGCGATCCAGTCGGCATCGGGCACCTACCAGACCTCGGACCGCGCGGCGATGCAGCAGGAAGTCACCGCGCTCACCACGCAGATCAACGACAGCTTCACGCAGGCCAAGTTCAACGGCAACACGCTGATCTCGACCACCGCAGGCGCTGACCTGACCTTCAACATCCAGACCGGCTCGCAGGGCGGCCAGCAGGTCGTGCTGACCTCCAAGGCGATCGACGGCACCAAGGTCTCGGCGACTGCCCTCGACGTGACCGATGCGACCAAGGCGGCGACCACGCTTACCAACGTCGATGCGGCGCTATCGGACGTCAACGCCACCCGCGCTTCGCTCGGTGCCGGCCAGAACCGCCTCGAATCGGCGATCAACAACCTGACCAACACCACCACCAATCTGTCGGACGCCCGCAGCCGCATCGAGGACGCCGATTACTCGGCCGAAACCACCGCGATGGCCAAGGCGCAAATCCTCAGCCAGGCATCCACCGCGATGCTGGCGCAGGCCAACCAGAGCCAGCAGAACGTCCTCTCGCTGCTGCGCTGA
- a CDS encoding IS5 family transposase — protein MPPKKPAQRSDELFRSQLDNMVDMEHALVKLAGLIDWSRFDAAYGRFYHEKGRPGLSTRLMAGLHLLKHMEGLSDEAVCARWVENPYHQFFCGEQYFRHKLPLDRSSMTRWRNRIGADKLELLLAETLRVAMETRAMPPQACERVTVDTTVQTKAIAHPTDSHLLLRGIEWLNRIARKHGIKLRQSFLRVGRQARRDVSRLIHGRGHKQAMRWVRKLRTWLGRLDRDIGRKIAGNEELEAAFAVVRERVAKILTQKAGSTDKLYALHAPEVECIAKGKARTRYEFGVKTSIAVTNARTAGGQFIVGMQALPGNPYDGHTLSGQIEQVERLTGVTVERAYVDRGYKGHKHGGQARVYIAHTRGITSPTIKRELRRRNAIEPIIGHTKSDGLLERNHLAGATGDAINAILVAAGHNLRLLVAWLTALLRALIAAWLSPVLPKMAAA, from the coding sequence ATGCCTCCGAAGAAGCCCGCGCAGCGCAGTGACGAGTTGTTCCGCAGTCAGCTCGACAACATGGTCGACATGGAACACGCGCTGGTGAAATTGGCGGGGCTGATCGACTGGTCACGGTTCGATGCGGCCTATGGACGGTTCTACCATGAGAAAGGCCGCCCTGGGCTGTCGACGCGGCTAATGGCAGGCCTGCACCTGCTCAAGCACATGGAGGGCCTGTCGGACGAAGCCGTCTGCGCCCGCTGGGTCGAGAACCCGTACCACCAATTCTTTTGCGGTGAGCAGTACTTCCGCCACAAGCTGCCACTGGATCGCTCGTCGATGACGCGCTGGCGGAACCGGATCGGGGCCGACAAGCTGGAACTTCTGCTCGCCGAGACGCTGCGCGTGGCGATGGAAACAAGGGCAATGCCGCCGCAGGCCTGCGAGCGGGTGACGGTGGACACGACTGTACAGACCAAGGCGATTGCCCATCCCACCGACAGCCACCTGCTGCTACGCGGCATCGAGTGGCTGAACCGGATTGCCCGCAAGCACGGTATCAAGCTGCGCCAGTCATTCCTGCGGGTGGGCCGCCAGGCTCGGCGCGATGTCTCCCGGCTGATCCACGGGCGCGGTCACAAGCAGGCGATGCGTTGGGTGCGCAAACTTCGCACCTGGCTGGGCCGGCTCGACCGCGACATCGGCCGCAAGATCGCCGGAAATGAGGAACTCGAGGCCGCCTTTGCCGTCGTCCGCGAGCGGGTGGCGAAGATCCTCACCCAGAAGGCTGGCAGCACGGACAAGCTTTATGCCCTGCACGCGCCCGAGGTGGAATGCATCGCCAAGGGCAAGGCGCGGACCCGCTACGAGTTCGGGGTAAAGACCTCGATCGCGGTGACAAACGCCCGCACCGCCGGCGGCCAGTTCATCGTCGGCATGCAGGCGTTGCCCGGCAACCCCTATGATGGCCACACCCTGTCCGGGCAGATCGAGCAAGTCGAGCGCCTGACCGGCGTCACCGTTGAGCGGGCTTATGTCGATCGCGGCTACAAGGGGCACAAGCATGGCGGGCAGGCCAGGGTCTATATCGCCCACACCCGCGGGATCACCTCACCCACGATCAAGCGCGAGCTCAGGCGACGAAATGCCATCGAACCGATCATCGGTCACACCAAGTCCGATGGCCTGCTCGAGCGCAATCACCTCGCCGGTGCCACCGGCGATGCCATCAACGCCATCCTGGTCGCCGCGGGGCACAATCTCAGGTTGCTCGTCGCATGGCTGACTGCGCTTTTGCGCGCCCTCATCGCCGCCTGGCTATCCCCAGTCCTGCCCAAAATGGCCGCTGCCTGA
- a CDS encoding DMT family transporter, whose protein sequence is MNYIMLAIAILTEVFATTAMKQSEGFTRLPWAAATILGYAVAFYCLSLTLRTIPTGVAYAIWSGAGIVLISAAAWVFQGQKLDTAAVIGMALIISGVVVMNTFSSASAH, encoded by the coding sequence ATGAACTATATCATGCTGGCCATTGCCATTCTCACCGAAGTGTTCGCCACGACTGCGATGAAACAGTCCGAAGGCTTCACCCGCCTGCCTTGGGCGGCAGCGACCATCCTCGGCTATGCCGTCGCATTCTATTGCCTGTCGCTGACGCTGCGCACGATCCCGACCGGCGTTGCCTATGCCATCTGGTCCGGGGCGGGGATCGTTCTCATTTCAGCTGCGGCGTGGGTCTTCCAGGGCCAGAAACTGGATACCGCCGCCGTGATCGGCATGGCCCTTATCATCAGCGGTGTCGTCGTCATGAACACCTTTTCCTCGGCCTCCGCGCACTGA
- a CDS encoding glutamate ligase domain-containing protein: protein MTDLPTPSSDLTTHPWFFCGIGGSGMLPLALILKGHGASIGGSDRSRDQGRTPEKFAWLESLGFELFPQDGSGVISAEQTLVASAAVEDTVPEVVRATQLGCPRMSRAQLLATLFNAAPFGVAIGGTSGKSTVTGMTGWIMTAAGRDPTIMNGAVMKNFVRPDAPFASARVGQGDAFVSEVDESDGSIALYRPKVAVLGNVSLDHKSLEELRELFGDFLARAEVSAINLDDAETATLAHRARSLVTFGITSPEAQIAAIDVVEGPTSLSATILDRRDGTEHALTLKVPGRHNLYNALAAIAAANAAGVPVAEAVAALGSFAGLARRFDVVGTSPSRIAVIDDFGHNPDKVSATLSTLKVHPGRVIAFFQPHGYGPLRQMGAELAEVIARLLGPDDLTILCDPVYFGGTVDRSEGSERIVRLIESHGGKAEYVPSRADCGKRIAEIAQAGDRVVIMGARDDTLTVFAKDVLAALP, encoded by the coding sequence ATGACCGACCTGCCAACACCCTCCAGCGACCTCACTACTCACCCCTGGTTCTTCTGCGGCATCGGCGGCTCCGGCATGCTGCCGCTGGCGCTGATCCTCAAGGGCCACGGCGCGAGCATCGGCGGCTCGGACCGCAGCCGCGACCAGGGCCGGACGCCCGAGAAGTTCGCCTGGCTCGAATCGCTGGGCTTCGAACTGTTCCCGCAGGACGGCAGCGGCGTGATCTCGGCCGAGCAGACGCTGGTGGCCTCGGCTGCGGTGGAGGACACTGTGCCCGAAGTGGTACGGGCGACGCAGCTCGGGTGCCCCCGGATGAGCCGCGCGCAACTGCTGGCGACACTGTTCAATGCCGCGCCCTTCGGCGTGGCCATTGGCGGCACCTCGGGCAAATCGACCGTCACCGGCATGACCGGCTGGATCATGACCGCGGCAGGTCGCGATCCGACGATCATGAACGGCGCGGTGATGAAGAACTTCGTCCGCCCCGATGCGCCCTTTGCCAGTGCCCGCGTCGGACAGGGTGATGCCTTCGTGTCAGAGGTGGACGAAAGCGACGGCTCGATCGCGCTCTATCGCCCCAAGGTGGCGGTGCTGGGCAACGTCAGCCTCGATCACAAGAGCCTCGAGGAACTGCGCGAGTTGTTCGGCGACTTCCTCGCCCGCGCCGAAGTATCGGCGATCAACCTCGACGATGCGGAAACCGCCACGCTGGCCCATCGGGCGCGCTCGCTGGTGACCTTCGGGATCACTTCGCCCGAAGCCCAGATCGCCGCGATAGACGTGGTCGAGGGGCCGACTTCGCTGTCCGCCACGATCCTCGACAGGCGCGACGGCACCGAGCATGCGCTGACGCTGAAGGTGCCCGGCCGCCACAACCTCTACAATGCGCTCGCCGCGATCGCTGCCGCCAATGCCGCCGGCGTGCCCGTTGCCGAGGCGGTGGCCGCGCTCGGCAGCTTCGCGGGGCTGGCGCGGCGCTTCGACGTGGTCGGCACCTCGCCCTCGAGGATCGCGGTGATCGACGACTTCGGGCACAACCCGGACAAGGTCTCGGCGACGCTCTCGACGCTCAAGGTGCATCCGGGCCGCGTCATCGCGTTCTTCCAGCCGCACGGTTATGGCCCTTTACGCCAGATGGGTGCCGAACTGGCCGAAGTCATCGCAAGGCTGCTGGGGCCGGACGACCTGACGATCCTCTGCGACCCGGTCTACTTCGGCGGCACCGTGGATCGCAGCGAAGGCTCCGAACGCATTGTCCGGCTGATCGAAAGCCACGGCGGCAAGGCGGAATACGTGCCCAGCCGCGCCGACTGCGGGAAGCGGATCGCCGAAATCGCGCAGGCAGGCGACCGCGTGGTCATCATGGGCGCGCGGGACGATACGCTGACGGTGTTCGCGAAGGATGTTCTGGCCGCCCTGCCCTGA
- a CDS encoding DUF808 domain-containing protein, which produces MPSGLVALLDDVAVIARAAAASMDDVAAGVAKAGTKAAGVVIDDAAVTPGYVTGFTPDRELPIIWKITKGSLFNKLVILLPVALLLSAFLPMAITPILMAGGLYLAFEGAEKVLEKLGGEKHGETLDDPVSDVATFEKTRVAGAIRTDLILSAEIMAIALSQVEDSSFIARAVALAVVGVLITIGVYGAVALIVKMDDVGLHLTKKPGASAQALGRGLLKAMPIVLKVLGSVGTVAMLWVGGGIILHGLEELGLPAPAHVAHSVEHALAEATGPLGPVFGWLGYAVASAVVGLVLGAVVAVVVHLVAKARGKGH; this is translated from the coding sequence ATGCCTTCCGGCCTTGTCGCCCTGCTTGACGACGTTGCGGTCATCGCTCGTGCCGCTGCCGCCTCCATGGACGACGTGGCGGCGGGGGTGGCCAAGGCCGGCACCAAGGCGGCGGGCGTGGTGATCGACGATGCGGCGGTGACGCCGGGCTACGTCACCGGCTTTACGCCCGATCGCGAACTGCCGATCATCTGGAAGATCACCAAGGGCTCGCTGTTCAACAAGCTGGTGATACTGCTGCCGGTGGCGCTGCTGCTGAGCGCCTTCCTGCCGATGGCGATCACCCCGATCCTGATGGCGGGCGGCCTCTACCTCGCGTTCGAGGGCGCCGAGAAGGTGCTGGAGAAGCTCGGCGGCGAGAAGCACGGCGAGACGCTGGACGATCCGGTGAGCGATGTCGCCACTTTCGAGAAGACCCGCGTTGCCGGGGCGATCCGCACCGACCTGATCCTCTCGGCCGAGATCATGGCGATCGCGCTGTCGCAAGTGGAGGATTCCAGCTTCATCGCCCGCGCCGTGGCGCTGGCGGTGGTGGGCGTGCTCATCACCATCGGCGTCTACGGCGCGGTGGCGCTGATCGTGAAGATGGACGACGTCGGCCTGCACCTGACCAAGAAGCCGGGCGCGAGCGCGCAGGCGCTGGGGCGCGGGCTGCTGAAGGCCATGCCGATCGTGCTCAAGGTTCTGGGCAGCGTCGGCACGGTGGCGATGCTGTGGGTCGGCGGCGGGATTATCCTCCACGGGCTGGAGGAACTGGGCCTGCCCGCGCCCGCACACGTCGCGCATAGCGTCGAGCATGCGCTGGCCGAGGCGACCGGGCCGCTGGGGCCGGTGTTCGGCTGGCTGGGCTACGCTGTGGCTTCGGCAGTGGTCGGGCTGGTGCTGGGCGCGGTGGTAGCGGTGGTGGTGCACCTCGTCGCCAAGGCGCGCGGCAAGGGACACTGA
- a CDS encoding glutathione S-transferase, protein MKGQVMVDSGATLTISSKTYSAWSLRGWLLCRLAGLEVTEKMVANDAANRAELLLLSPSVLVPRLTWQGASVWDTLAIAEFLNEQFPGAQMLPEDPIARAHCRSISGEIHSGFTNLRSALPMNLKVRHAKFPVFSGARPDIERIEAIWLECLDRYGGPFLFGAQPTVADAMYAPVTTRFVSYAVALPEPCEAYCRTIAEWDPMREWIAAAKAEPEEMEELDVEF, encoded by the coding sequence ATGAAGGGGCAGGTCATGGTCGATTCCGGTGCAACGCTGACGATCTCCAGCAAGACCTATTCGGCGTGGTCGCTGCGCGGCTGGCTGCTGTGCCGCCTTGCCGGGCTGGAGGTGACCGAGAAGATGGTCGCCAACGATGCCGCCAACCGCGCGGAACTGCTGCTGCTCTCGCCCTCGGTGCTGGTGCCGCGCCTGACGTGGCAGGGAGCGAGCGTGTGGGACACTCTGGCGATCGCCGAGTTCCTCAACGAGCAGTTCCCCGGCGCGCAGATGCTTCCGGAAGACCCGATCGCACGGGCGCATTGCCGCTCGATCTCGGGGGAGATCCACTCGGGCTTCACCAATTTGCGCTCGGCGCTGCCGATGAACCTGAAGGTGCGCCATGCGAAGTTCCCTGTGTTCTCCGGCGCGCGTCCGGACATCGAGCGCATCGAGGCGATTTGGCTCGAGTGCCTCGATCGTTACGGCGGCCCGTTCCTGTTCGGGGCGCAGCCGACCGTGGCGGACGCGATGTATGCCCCGGTGACGACGCGCTTCGTCAGCTACGCGGTGGCGTTGCCGGAGCCGTGCGAGGCCTATTGCCGGACCATCGCCGAATGGGACCCGATGCGCGAATGGATCGCGGCTGCAAAGGCCGAGCCGGAAGAAATGGAAGAACTCGACGTCGAGTTCTGA